A segment of the Ipomoea triloba cultivar NCNSP0323 chromosome 1, ASM357664v1 genome:
AGaactttaataaaattatatataaatcttaCGAAGGAAAGAAATATCCAGCATCCGACAAACATTTTACTCGAATAGCATAAGGCAACAAATTGCGAAATCCATCACAATGAAGTGTAGCCGCAACTCCTCCGGCAGAACTACCAAACAGAAGTGCCTATAacaataacattaataataataataataataataatataacaacaAATTGCGAAAATGTTACGTTATGGGCCATTATCATTCCCTTTTGAAGCAACTCTTGCATAACAGCATCGAAAATCCTAGCACCTCTGAAGTAGAGATTGGTGCCCTGCAAAATAGTACACTtagtttacaaattaaattatactgagtatatacacacacacaatgcCAACATACATTGTAAATTGTTTGGGAATCGCCTGTGAATGATGATCCATCACAGTAGGTGATCACAACTTTATTCCAGTCAAAgaaatctataatataatttgtaaaaaaatatttcattaatcaGTAAAGTATATGGAATTGTAAAAATgtgtattaaattaaaacaaatataccTGGATTTTTTTCTTCGTCCTTGTCCAGAATGTTACCAAAATAGAATGGTATTGGATCTAAGGTAATATTATGATCTGCAGCATATTGGATGCAAAATCCAGGAGTGGCGCACCATGCTCCTCCCTGAAATTCGATCAAGTAAATAATTCAAGGATTGTGTCTTATAATTCAAAATGcaatttgatttataattttttttgtttaatatatatatacttagctTACAGGAAGATATACTATCCAATTCCCAATTCCATTGCCGAATCCTTGAAAAAAGTAATAGGAAGCTGGCTTCCCAGTCAAGCAAACTGAAAGGAATATATGAAtgtgaaattaattaatgaaataataaattaaaagttttattaGAACCCTAGCTAGTAGATCAGAAGCTAGAATAGatggaataaattaaatataatattaccagCTCCAGCATCAGACTGCACCAGTGTTGGATTAACAAATAAtcctgaaaaagaaaagaaaagaaaaccatATCCTTAGCTAGCTTGTTATCTTATATTCTATGAGATCAGAAACTTAAAAGAAAGTAAAATAGTTTGGATCTTAACTAAAAAGTTTAAGATTAGAGCAGTAAGTAGAAAAAGAATAGGGCACCATTGGAAGTAATTGTAATAAGTTGAAAGACGAGGAAGAAGAATAAGAGGCGCTTGGTTTCCGCCATTTGTTTAAGATGGAGCTAATATAAATAGATCAGAGCTGAGATAATATATTGAGCCAGCTGCCGGAAGATCTCAGAGTAAGAGAATTTTGTAGGTATACTAACTTAGCTTAATTTGTCTCTGCttctcacacacatatatatagacagTCGAAGAGATATTGTGGAAGACAAGTACCAGACGCAGCAGGTCGGCGGTAGCACAGGACAACGAAAAAAGTTTAAAAGGATCGGAAGAAAAAAAGTTGTAtataattacattaaaaatacattatatataattatattgttcaaGAAATCAATAAGAATAATAGGCAACTATCTGTCTAACTACTCGaccaactttatatatatatatcacattaaTGTGGTGACTCTCGAGATATATAGCTTTATAGCATATATATGACTCATAATCATTCTATAAACTTACAAGAGTTAGAGGGCATTCTTAACACGATATTAGTTTCATAGTCTTAGTCATTGTCGGACTTATTTAGGGTTGTATGACCTCTTAAGGATATAATAACGCTGGCATGTAGTCGGATGAAGGGCGGAAGGTTCAACCATAAGGTCTCTACTCCTTTTCATTTTGATTGATATGTATTGACAAATTTGTCCCCAATTTTTCAAGCTAAGGGTTTGGTTATGTCCTCTCTCCCTTTCCTTATAGTTTCAAATCGATAATAaaagttgatttttttggttaaaaaattaaaataaaattaatgtgatcactcttttatttatatatatatatatatatatatatatataaaagcaaagGATTCCATGAGAACCATCCTTCCCTTGAGAATTGCAAATAATTAATCTCATCAGTTCATTTAAGACAATGATCAAGAGttaaaaattaagaagaaaATGTGGTGAAATTTATGTAAATACGATTATTCATCTTATAATGTCTGGTTGTGCATCTAGAAACGATCTCAAATATATTGTCaactattttcttaaaaaatgtaGTGCATAAATATATGGACAAGTAAGTACatgtatttttttgtaaaaatgtgaaataattttaattgtctatttgatttaaaataatcGGAGGAACAATgcctttaggaaaaaaaaaaagttataatattTCTGTAAATATTATCAGTTTTGAACGTGTCCGGAGAAGCATTAACATCTATGCAGCTAGCTAGTTGGTAATAACCAAATAACACAATAAATGGCATGCAATAGATAGCAACGGAAGAGATGGGATAGAAACACGCACTACTACGCTTCTAGTCAAATCAAATTGGCATAGGCTTTATGGTGGATGGTATCATTAATGAATAtctatacaatatattataatcaaataaaaaacaatacatGCAATCATGCATTTTACCTTTTGCCTTTTATGTGTAAaagttgttttatttttaaaaagttatgtGCTAGGCTTGCCCACAAAAGGCACTTGATGGGTAACTAAAGGTTCCTTGAAAATACAAAaggaattttttataatgattatattttaaaaaaaaaaaattcttagtGTTTAGATAAAAGttagataatatttttttcgttttagttaaaaaaaattaaaaatttgtaatttttttatgtttagttattttttaaaacatgaacataaatttattactaagttattttttttcaaatgtattaattttataataatattattattaagtagAAGATGAGGGAtcaaagcaaatggaaaaagaacattaaaaaaaaaaaacaagttggTGAAGTAGAAGTACAGATGAGGGATCGGATCGAccaaataaaaaggaaaaaccacttttttaaaaaaagattataagagatgtttggtaaatagcggTTAGTTGATTGAATTAGTAGATttaactagttgatagcattagttgattgtagaaaagaatttggtaaattagctgttagctaatagcggattatacaaaattaatttctcaaaaatttgATCGAAAAAGCTACTCTGAgcatctttttaaattttaacattttaaagtaataagttttaaaaaaaaagctaattaattaaacacacatattaattgtttaaccaagtcaaacagctaatagtggtcaaataagccaaaattaacttaggctaactattttaccataAGGCGTATATGAGAGGAAAAGAAAGATGTTGATAATAAAtgcaaagtaaaataaaaagaaggaaaagaaagatgatattaaaacaaattaaatgaaagaGTTATACTTAACTTCCcatctttatatattttctcatttttactcactattgaagcacaaagagtcaacagttgcctccattgaTTGAGGCTCAAATCCACTcacatcattcatgtgggagtgtaaactgggacaccgggtgccactagaccacaatatCTTTGGCACAATAATATATGATAAGTAATCTTAATCTTCTGAGTTCCAAAAAAACTATCAATATCGAAATTTTAATTGTGTAAGTAAAAATAGGAAGTAAAACTTTTGAATTCAAGTAATATTttctcaaatgaaaatgaattattgTTGTTACGCATGTAGAGAAACAAAAATACTAGCTATTTGGTTCGTCCTCAAACTTAATTTGTCCCCAATTTTTCAAGGTTTTGGTAATGCATGTCCTCTCTCTATCTTTATATTTTCTTTGGTTAGAAAAAATAGGAGTCGTTTCtttggttaaaaaaattaaaataacattaatatGGATCAAAGACTATTTGTATTTACTTTTCTGTTAGACAAGAAAAATGTTAACATCCATGTGCTATGTTTTCATAGAATAATACTAGAAAAGCAAGCCCACCTTATTTGCTTTTCATTGTGTTATGTTTCACGAAAAATGTTACCTCATTGTGTTATGTTATCACATAATACTACAAAAGCAATATCATAGGGAAAAAGGTAATGCATAATTGGCTCCCGTATATATTGTGATGTCTCATTGAGAATTAATAATAGACTATTAATTCTTTATAACTTAGTCTTCTATATTGTAATACATAATATTCTTTATGTCATAGTTTTCTATATAATCATACATGATTcaaaggaaaaaatattatataaatcgTACATTTTCAAACAAGAAAGAGCATTTGTATATACAAATcgtataaaggaaaaaaaaaatcttcaattaaattataatattgattatttgatttgatgaataacataccaaaaaaacatatattgatagatttatTTGGATgatgattaaatttaaaatttttaaaaaaaatacaaaaggcATAGAAGTCTCAAAAATACTCAATTTTGATAGCAATATCTAAGACGCCCTTTAAGTTAGAGCTTATTCTAATTGAACATGAGGGTTATATTGTTAATCTATTTGGTTTGTTATATTTTTAGACATTACATGTGACACATTGATTGTCAAATATAGGTAAATGCAGTCTATCTCCACTTATAATATTCCAGTTGGATTTTTCATGAGCTTATACAATAAATCAAGAATTGATATTTCTTTAcatcatattaattttataatatgaaTTCGTTTGATATAAAAATGAAAGAGCTAAATGGTGGATTAATAGAGGTTGGAGGACATCACTCTGGGTGATCTATTGTGAACAGAATAAGGTGGCGGACCGCCTTGTGTTGAGAatcccaaaattaaatttgttcttATACACAAAAGCTATAATAAATTGAAACTTGGGTCTTGGGCTGGGTTAATAGGTTTATGATATATTCTTACAaaagcaaattataccatagaccgTGGTTCATCTTGCATTGCAGACTCTGTTCTAAAATGACATATAAATTTTGTGTAGTAAATTATTCTGTGAATccgagtctaccttgcaaggtggacccgagtctaaattacacaatttacatactgaatgttcataatccaaattgtaaacattcaatatgtaaattgcgaacattcagtatgtaaattgtgtattttgaacacaggtccaccttgcaagatgaacCAGGGTCTATGAGATtactattaatttttgtatctaCCGTTAACCtattatgtatttgtagttaataaattatttgtctAATACAAtcaacatattatgtatatatatgcagttaacatataGTATATGTATGTGCATTTAACATATAGTATATGTACGTGCAATTAACGTATTATGTCATTCGTACTTGCCATAAGTAATATGTTAATCGTAGTAAACAATATTTTATTAACTACAAAACTACTGAACATTTGTTTGGGACTAGAGTACaggaacattaaaaaaaaaaaaaaaatcaccaaagGTAAATGCTCTCTATATATATCTCAAGGAGTGATGGCTAGTTTGTAAAGAGAGAACAAAGTGAAGCATAGCATTAGTGATCTATCTGATTTGAAAGATCGAAATGGAATTCATATTGCTCTTCTTCGTCTTTCATCTCATCAGCACTTCTAATGGTATATGCCTGccttattctttaatttttctagTTAGTTTTcttaagctttaaaaaaaatattttactttctttaatttatacaataatctttcaattttgtttcttttagttTGCTGATAACAAggattattctttaatttttctagTTAGTTTTCTTAAgctttgaagaaaatattttactttctttaatttatacaatAATCTTTCAATGTTGTTTCTTTTAGTTTGCTGAtaacaagtatttttttttttttcaggattATATGTTAATCCAACACTAGTAGAGAGTGATACTAGAGCTGGTAATATTTATTCTATTCCTTATATATAGCTTAGGGTTCTAAACTTTAATTTCCAttgatttattatttcattaattttgtaatgtagtaataatatatatatatatatatatataaaatgataattgtttcatatatatatattcctctcAGTTTGTTTGACCGGGAAACCAGCATCATACTACTTTTTTCAAGGATTTGACCAGGGAGTTAACAACTGGCTAGTATATCTTCCTGTAAGctaagtatatattatattaaacaaaaataattcaaatcaaACTTCTTTTTGAATTATAAGACACAATCCATGAATGGTTTACTTGGATTTCATTTCAGGGAGGAGGATGGTGCGTCAATAATTTCATCGATTGCTTACCATATGCGGAGACTAGAAATATCACTGAAGATCCCAAGCCATACttgtttgattatattttaagcAACGAGAAAGACAAGAATGCtggtataaattaaatattaactccAAATAATTTAAGTATTAATTGTATTCgctttatacatacatacatatatatatatatatatatatatatatatatatatatatatatatatataaataatttactaatatattttttatgaaaattatagCTTTCTTTAATTGGAACAAAGTTTTAATTACTTACTGTGACGGAGGATCCTTCACTGGAGACACCGAAACAGTTTACAATGTAAGCCCTCAACATAAAATTTGTtagttacatttttattttaaatcatttgaattataattttatgagaCACGGTTCCAAAccgattatattatattttaattttcatggTGCAATTCATTGATTTGCAAACTaagtaaattatatacatatttatgtttGGTGATTATATTGTTGCAGGGCACCAACCTCTACTTTAGAGGGGAAAGAGTATTCAACGCGGTGATGCAAGAGTTGCttcaaattaaaaggggatggGAATGGCCGAAAATGTAAGctgcatttcatattatttaaGGCAATCATATCtttaacaacaaattaaattatacaagCTAAGATATGTATTTGATCTTTAATAGATTATACTGGACATCCATCTAATCTATGAGGTGATAATATTGTGGGTAGCTCTGCAGGAGGGATTGCAACTACTCTTCATTGTGATGCATTTCGTGAACTTATTCCCAATGCTTGTAGAGTAAAATGCTTATCAGATGCTGCATATTTTTTCCCTTCGTaagatttctatatatacattcatgCATGTTCTCAATCCATCTCTTGTATGGACTTCAATCCATTCTACGTACtctacaaataataattatatatatcaaacttTGACATATATAtggtttttaaatttgtgtatatatgtacgtaATTCCTTACAGGAGAAGGTTCAAAGATTGTGGAGACCTATTTATTCCATTACTTCCAAGGATTAATCGCACAACATGTATTACTCCATCCATCTaaatcttttaattaatttgtttcacGTGCACCTTCAACGTATATACAATTACAATTAAGGAAAACGTACGTTTATATTTGTCTTGTTCTTTTAATGTGTTGGAAGTACTAGATAAATGCTTATTTTAATTGCTTAATTGTGTAGCTCAGATCAAATCAGATTTGTTGTGGAGATTTCTATGCCTATAAACTAAtcaaaagctttttttttttttttaattatatttggagCAGGGATCAGTGAATTCATTACCAAAATCATGCacatcaaaattatatatgtccCTATTCggtaattattttttcactttgCAAAAACTGAGAAGCACATACATTAACTAtatcttaattcttaattatgAAGATCAGATCAGAGTGCAGTTgcatctctctctatatatatatataattaatagcatcaaaatataatataaatcacaagtgtatgtatgtatgtgaaCTGGTGCAGTGTTTTTTCCCCGAAAATGTGCAACAAGACATCAAAACGCCTATCTTTTTCCTGATGTCTGCTTTTGATCAGGTTCAGGTTAGAATACAACATATAGTCTTCAATTCATAGTTCATGTATGTTGGTCTTACTtgcacttgtatatatatttcaatactATATTTTTCAGGCAGAATTGACTTTTCCACAGCATGCAAATGCCCTCAAAACTTGCTTCCATTTCAAGAATTGTTCAACTGAGATGATCAAGGCCTTGCAAGGTTGGATTTGTtcactaaatattaataatgaggaataagggtcaaattagccactgaacgtaacgcgaTAGTGCAATCAGGCCACTGGACCTAAAAAACGTGCAATTACTCCACTCAACAGCACAAATGCCTCCAATTTCACCTGGTAACCGGTTCCAGCCCTTCTCTCCGACTGACCGCTGATCTGGCTCATTACGTGGCAATAGTAGGCAGcttcaaatattttccttattttttattatttccaGTGTGTAAGTATTAAGTAACCACcgttgatcttcttcttcttcatcggATAACAACcgttgatcttcttcttcttcatcggACTCATAGCCATATGGGATGCATCAATCGAACTCTCCCTCTCTGGACTTCCACCGTCCCTCTCCCAACTCAAATTCATCGCCGCCTCACTCACAACCGAGTAGGTCCCACAAGTCGCCGATGTGCCGACGGAGCAACACCTCAGACGCCGCCTCCCGCTGCGGTCACTGCTTCTCCCGGAGACCGACCTGGATCTCTATCCCGTTTGTGACCGGATGCCCCAACCCCAACCCTCTTTTTCTACATCTTTCTTGCTTTGcatttctttatcttcttttctcAAATCCCCAGTTTCCATTTTCACTTTTCAACTCCAAAAGTCACTGTCTTTCTTAGAAAAGTTTTGACCCCTTTAGAGGGggattttgattgattttttttttctcttaggGCGTGAGTGAGTTTGCAAGAGGGAGGTTTTTAAAATGTAAGCTTTTTGTTAGAAATACCTACAATTTCCCACATGTTTCTTGGAGCTAAAATGAATGGGCCGACCGGGTTTTCAGTTTCTGAAGTACCCATCAAGAATTTTCTAGGTAAGAGATGCATAATGCTCTGTTCTTTTGGAACTTTTGGTTATGTTTAATTGTACTTTCCTCTGCATTTTTGGGATgttgtgatgatgatgataattccAGTATGGTGTCTGTGTCTCTTGGTTTGACAGAACCAAGAATTGGGCATCTAAAAATGGGGTTTTGCATTTGAGTTCTTGGAGAAGTATGGTGGTGATGATGTTGATGGGTTTGTTGCTGGTGTTAAGTATAATTTATGTTGATGTTGTTGGTGGAGAAGTTTATGTTTAGCGCTTTTGCTGTGAATTTGGGTAGCTCTGGGCGCAAGAAAATGGTTGATTTGGGAAATTGCAGACTGCATACTAGCATGATGGTAATGAAGCAAACGGTTCTTTATGGTCTTTATCCTCCACTTGATGTTAATATGATTTTGAGTGAGGAAGCTTGCAAAGAGTAATGCATAAATTGAAGAAGAATATGGAGCTCTTAGGTTTCTGGaatgaagaagagaaatagaagaagaaaatatgGTAGTTTGTTTCTAACAGgctggaagaaaaggaaaaccaagaaaaataaagaaagagattAATATTGACATGTAATCATCCCGGTCAGCAATCAATCGGAAAGATTGGGAATGAACCGGCTGCGAGGTGAAATTGACCGCATTTGAGGCGTTGAGTGGAgtaattgcacgtttttttagttcagtggtctaattgcacttctGCGTTACGTTCCATCTCGATCGATCTAcgcaaacataaactaaaaccCATTCTTAATTATACACATAGTTATGATATGAATGCTATTAATAATGTAGTGtgcttttgtta
Coding sequences within it:
- the LOC116010867 gene encoding pectin acetylesterase 8-like, which produces MAETKRLLFFFLVFQLITITSNGLFVNPTLVQSDAGAVCLTGKPASYYFFQGFGNGIGNWIVYLPGGAWCATPGFCIQYAADHNITLDPIPFYFGNILDKDEEKNPDFFDWNKVVITYCDGSSFTGDSQTIYNGTNLYFRGARIFDAVMQELLQKGMIMAHNALLFGSSAGGVAATLHCDGFRNLLPYAIRVKCLSDAGYFFPSTRFEGNSFTPTFQGLITLHGSTKSLPKTCTSRLSPHLCFFAQNVQQDIQTPIFFLMSAFDNVQVSWTFKHNATIKNCIVNCTTCSSEIYKVLQDLRLEFLSLLPNQTNSLSKGVLITSLTAHGQEPSRNWDLDMVIEGSNETIAKLFRDWYFDRRGVYIIDKYPYPYLNNCSSVPSNSLT
- the LOC116012143 gene encoding uncharacterized protein LOC116012143, yielding MVYLDFISGRRMGTNLYFRGERVFNAVMQELLQIKRGWEWPKISAGGIATTLHCDAFRELIPNACRVKCLSDAAYFFPSRRFKDCGDLFIPLLPRINRTTWISEFITKIMHIKIIYVPIRVFSPKMCNKTSKRLSFS